Proteins encoded by one window of Candidatus Zixiibacteriota bacterium:
- the aspS gene encoding aspartate--tRNA ligase, with translation MVVKFSEVKRTHSCGELRPAHVGTTVRLNGWVNSYRNLGGLFFLDLRDRYGITQVVINPETFDKDMLAEAQRVRHEYVVAVTGKVRHRPEGTANERMLTGGIEVVAEAFWILSESKTPPFEIEEETSASEKLRLEYRYLDLRRGPLQERIRFRHDLTMCVRKYMSAQDFLEIETPLLIRSTPEGARDYVVPSRVHHGRFYALPQSPQLFKQILMIAGFDKYFQIARCLRDEDLRSDRQPEHTQIDVELSFATPEDVFAVIEGLMANVFENLAGAAVATPFPRYTYAEAISRWGIDKPDLRFGMEIVDLTEIAGASEFKVFRENAARGGVIKGIVLSGGAAYSRKQLDELTELAKQQGAGGLAYILRTAEGDKSPILKFLGEATAAAMSAQAKAATGDALFLVSDRPAKTEAILGQLRLHLGRAHRLAARNEWRFLWVVDFPLFEFDEESRTLQAAHNIVSHPMEEDVPLIEAGFASPLPVSDPGHPWRRARAMQYDLVLNGWEIASGGQRINRRDLQQRILNILGIDDERAERMFGFLLRALEYGAPPHAGIAAGLDRLAALMTGGESIRDVIAFPKTTNAMSLMDGSPAEIDPHQLAELGLAIREEQ, from the coding sequence CTGGTGGTCAAATTTTCGGAAGTGAAACGCACCCACTCCTGTGGGGAATTGCGCCCCGCTCATGTCGGCACAACCGTCAGGCTTAACGGATGGGTCAACAGTTACCGAAACCTGGGCGGGCTGTTTTTTCTGGACCTGCGCGACCGCTACGGCATCACCCAGGTGGTGATCAACCCGGAAACGTTCGACAAGGACATGCTGGCCGAGGCGCAGCGTGTCCGCCATGAGTACGTCGTGGCGGTCACGGGGAAAGTGCGGCACCGCCCGGAGGGGACGGCGAACGAGCGCATGCTCACGGGCGGGATCGAGGTGGTGGCCGAGGCCTTCTGGATCCTTTCGGAATCGAAGACGCCGCCGTTTGAGATTGAGGAGGAGACGAGCGCGAGCGAGAAGCTGCGCCTGGAGTACCGGTATCTGGATTTGCGGCGGGGGCCGCTGCAGGAGCGCATCCGGTTCCGCCATGATCTGACCATGTGTGTGCGCAAATACATGAGCGCGCAGGACTTCCTGGAGATCGAGACTCCCCTGCTGATTCGCTCGACGCCGGAAGGGGCGCGCGACTACGTGGTGCCGAGCCGCGTCCACCACGGCCGCTTCTACGCCCTTCCGCAGTCGCCGCAGTTGTTCAAGCAGATCCTCATGATCGCGGGCTTCGACAAGTATTTCCAGATCGCGCGGTGCCTGCGCGACGAGGATCTGCGCAGCGACCGCCAGCCCGAACACACGCAGATCGACGTCGAGCTCTCGTTCGCGACGCCCGAGGACGTGTTCGCGGTCATCGAGGGCCTGATGGCGAACGTGTTCGAGAACCTGGCAGGGGCGGCCGTGGCGACGCCGTTTCCGCGCTACACCTATGCCGAGGCCATCAGCCGCTGGGGAATCGACAAACCCGACCTCCGCTTTGGCATGGAGATTGTCGACCTCACCGAGATCGCGGGGGCGTCGGAATTCAAGGTGTTCCGGGAGAACGCGGCGCGCGGCGGCGTGATCAAGGGGATCGTGCTGTCGGGCGGAGCCGCATACTCGCGCAAACAGCTCGACGAGTTGACCGAGCTGGCGAAGCAACAAGGGGCCGGGGGGCTTGCGTATATTCTGAGGACCGCGGAAGGCGACAAATCGCCGATCCTGAAATTCCTGGGCGAGGCGACGGCGGCGGCCATGAGCGCCCAGGCCAAAGCCGCGACCGGCGATGCCCTGTTCCTGGTCTCCGACCGCCCGGCGAAGACTGAAGCGATCCTCGGGCAGTTGCGGCTGCACCTGGGGCGGGCGCACCGGCTGGCGGCCCGGAACGAGTGGCGGTTCCTGTGGGTCGTGGATTTCCCGCTGTTTGAATTCGATGAGGAGTCGCGCACCCTACAGGCGGCGCACAATATCGTATCGCACCCGATGGAAGAGGATGTGCCGCTGATCGAGGCCGGGTTTGCCAGCCCGCTGCCGGTGTCCGACCCCGGCCATCCGTGGCGGCGGGCCCGGGCGATGCAGTACGACCTGGTGCTCAACGGCTGGGAAATCGCCTCCGGCGGTCAGCGGATCAACCGGCGGGATCTCCAGCAGCGGATCCTCAACATCCTGGGGATCGACGACGAGCGGGCCGAGCGGATGTTCGGATTTCTCCTGCGGGCGCTTGAGTACGGTGCGCCCCCCCACGCCGGCATCGCGGCCGGTCTCGACCGGCTGGCCGCTCTCATGACCGGGGGCGAGTCCATCCGCGACGTGATCGCCTTTCCCAAGACGACCAACGCGATGTCGCTGATGGACGGTTCGCCGGCCGAGATCGACCCACACCAGTTGGCGGAACTGGGGCTGGCAATCAGGGAGGAGCAGTAG
- a CDS encoding HlyC/CorC family transporter: MLDLLYVFAIIAGFATAYVISLFSLAVYVDPEEVEKLSPNQSARRRGFVKKLANDPLALVQSATVYKSFALIIVTVAMYQLLPRLGAISGWPTTVVRLFGMLLTWLLYIFFVEYMPRRSAAAADRARLLRHLWLVGIIYFLFFPLVGRYRRALQRIRPPKDVTGEDKEDLVERALETLAEQAGIGERILEEEKKEMIGQIFQLDQTVAREIMIPRIDIVGIEKSMTFPEIRRLVMRDGHSRYPVYEGSIDRILGLAYVKDMFNHLPEPGEEFRVTDHMRKAYFIPGTKVIGELLREFKHKRMHIAVVVDEYGGVSGLVTLEDIIEEIFGEIRDEHDWEQEQIVKLTDGAFLVNAGLLVEDLQDFLDTDFEQSDYDTVGGLIYDLVGSVPREGQVIRWHDLEFEVERVQGQRIVAVKVRR, translated from the coding sequence ATGCTGGACCTGCTCTACGTTTTCGCCATCATCGCCGGGTTTGCCACCGCCTACGTGATCTCGCTGTTCTCGCTGGCCGTCTACGTGGACCCGGAGGAGGTCGAGAAGCTTTCCCCCAACCAGTCGGCCCGGCGGCGGGGGTTTGTGAAGAAGCTCGCGAACGATCCGCTCGCGCTGGTGCAGAGCGCCACGGTCTACAAGTCGTTCGCGCTGATCATCGTCACCGTGGCCATGTACCAGCTCCTTCCCCGCCTGGGTGCGATTTCGGGGTGGCCGACAACTGTCGTGCGCCTCTTCGGCATGCTCCTGACCTGGCTCTTGTACATCTTCTTCGTCGAGTACATGCCGAGGCGATCGGCGGCCGCGGCCGACCGGGCGCGGCTTTTGCGGCACCTCTGGCTCGTCGGCATCATCTACTTCCTGTTCTTCCCGCTCGTCGGACGCTACCGGCGGGCGCTGCAGCGCATTCGCCCGCCGAAAGACGTGACCGGCGAGGACAAAGAGGACCTCGTCGAGCGGGCGCTGGAGACGCTCGCCGAGCAGGCGGGGATCGGCGAGCGCATTCTCGAGGAAGAGAAGAAGGAAATGATCGGGCAGATCTTCCAGCTCGACCAGACGGTGGCCCGGGAGATCATGATCCCCCGCATCGACATCGTGGGGATCGAAAAATCGATGACGTTTCCGGAGATCCGCCGGCTGGTCATGCGCGACGGCCACTCGCGCTACCCGGTCTACGAGGGGAGCATCGACCGCATCCTCGGCCTCGCCTACGTGAAGGACATGTTCAACCACCTGCCCGAGCCGGGGGAGGAGTTCCGGGTGACCGACCACATGCGCAAGGCGTATTTCATACCGGGGACCAAGGTCATCGGCGAACTGCTCCGCGAGTTCAAGCATAAGCGCATGCACATCGCGGTGGTCGTGGACGAGTACGGCGGCGTGTCGGGGCTGGTGACGCTCGAGGATATCATCGAGGAAATCTTCGGCGAAATCCGGGACGAGCACGACTGGGAGCAGGAGCAGATTGTCAAGCTGACCGACGGGGCCTTTCTCGTCAACGCCGGACTTCTGGTCGAGGACCTGCAGGATTTCCTGGACACCGACTTCGAGCAGAGCGACTACGACACGGTGGGCGGGCTGATCTACGACCTGGTCGGGTCGGTGCCCCGGGAGGGGCAGGTGATCCGGTGGCACGATCTCGAATTCGAGGTCGAGCGCGTCCAGGGGCAGCGGATCGTCGCCGTCAAGGTGCGGCGGTAG
- a CDS encoding M6 family metalloprotease domain-containing protein produces the protein MPLAPELVEKLRASGELPLVAASLKEARAQGVWAPNPSIGSPDKAAGQAFQLAPGAVDTFRVLVILVDFSDQPASGGLVYGQPADFMHLLFSFDPGDNHYSMAEFYRDNSYGTFIMQGQVVGWVRAPQTYAYYVDGQKGFGTYPQNAQKMAEDAVLLADPLVNYSMFDADGNGWVDGVFIVHSGTGYEQTGDPNDIHSHMWSLRTSQYLDGVTISSYTTEPEENSATGLSTMGVYAHEYGHFIGLPDLYDGDYSSSGIGDWSLMAGGSWNIGGRKPAFMDAWCKKELGFLTLTNITAGAENVAIPSSYHEPAAYRLWTNGAVGSQYFVIENRRRTGYDVGIPGSGLLIYHIDETIGGNWDENHPKVAVEQADGEFELESGANQGDGGDVWSAGTKADFDDLSTPNTRAYGGAVTGTAVWTISASDSVMTAGFDIALTRPRFQLLSGVFSDAAFGNGNGIVETGERMTFTFTLQNAWATATNVTGTLTADNNDIVFITPTVNIGAVAGSGGTGGNALNPIIFDVPADFSPCIDSFFLTVDADQLGAERTYGFELHVGGPEVLLVDDDNGANWNQAYEQALFGLRVPFAKWTKAVSGTPPADTLSRYAIVVWFTGDDRPDVLSAADVAAMTTFLDNGGNLFLTGQVIVRELNGDAPSFLSNYLKAGYLGDQYYPIMNGAAGSAIGDGYKLRYNVGDNQDDPQKMTAINGSAAEFELPVGGVTMLSWAGSYKIVLASFGLEGVADGYVANGYATKQMVLQRVLDFFAADSVSQNPSITAVAVGGGTSPLRLVDHTPEFSWSVVDTAGGPAVAYEVQVGTGDLCFNADDMWSPGAAAGADTSAVYAGAPLADGQDYVFRVRVSNGASWSEWERLEFGMNAVSASGLLVAPAQDSLVTTATPTLKVTNTTDPDGDVQTYEFAVYADQGLTTVVAAAAGVTQAPPHTVWTVSTPLADDARYWWRARAWDGYEYSPWSAVGTFLVNAVNQAPAAFSLLAPANGDTVAVHPTFVWQASTDGDLGDAVSYTLKYSEDSLFALYDYVQLAETTVVLFSPLDEGTRYFWKVEARDRFSGMTVSTETFRLTTQTTGCCTRRGDYDNDGSIKVSDVTLLVGYLFRGGVPPVCAEHGDANGDGEIKVSDLTLLVGYLFRGGAAPAPCP, from the coding sequence ATGCCGCTGGCGCCGGAGCTTGTGGAGAAGTTGCGGGCCTCGGGTGAGCTGCCGCTGGTGGCGGCGAGCCTCAAGGAAGCCCGCGCCCAGGGGGTCTGGGCGCCCAACCCGAGCATCGGATCGCCGGACAAAGCCGCCGGCCAGGCCTTCCAACTCGCGCCTGGGGCGGTCGACACCTTCCGCGTGCTCGTGATCCTCGTCGATTTTTCCGACCAGCCGGCCTCGGGGGGACTGGTGTACGGTCAGCCCGCCGATTTCATGCACTTGTTGTTCTCGTTTGACCCGGGCGACAACCACTACTCGATGGCCGAGTTCTATCGGGACAACTCCTACGGCACGTTCATCATGCAAGGACAGGTGGTCGGCTGGGTCCGGGCGCCTCAGACGTACGCCTACTATGTCGACGGCCAGAAGGGGTTCGGGACCTACCCGCAGAATGCGCAGAAAATGGCCGAGGATGCGGTGCTTTTGGCCGACCCGCTAGTGAACTATTCGATGTTTGACGCTGATGGCAACGGCTGGGTGGACGGCGTGTTCATCGTCCACTCCGGCACCGGATACGAGCAGACGGGGGATCCCAACGACATTCACTCGCACATGTGGAGTCTGCGCACCTCCCAGTACCTGGACGGCGTGACCATCAGCTCCTACACGACCGAGCCGGAGGAAAACTCGGCCACCGGCCTGTCGACAATGGGCGTGTACGCGCATGAGTACGGCCACTTTATCGGCCTACCCGATCTGTACGACGGCGACTATTCGTCCTCGGGCATCGGCGACTGGTCGCTCATGGCGGGGGGGAGCTGGAATATCGGAGGACGTAAACCGGCCTTTATGGATGCGTGGTGCAAGAAGGAGCTCGGGTTCTTGACCCTGACGAACATCACCGCCGGCGCCGAAAATGTCGCCATCCCGAGCAGCTACCACGAGCCGGCCGCCTACCGGCTGTGGACCAATGGAGCCGTCGGGTCGCAGTATTTCGTGATCGAGAACCGGCGGCGAACCGGGTACGACGTCGGCATCCCTGGCTCAGGACTGCTCATCTACCACATCGACGAGACCATCGGCGGGAACTGGGATGAGAACCATCCCAAAGTGGCGGTGGAGCAGGCCGACGGCGAGTTTGAGCTCGAGAGCGGCGCCAACCAGGGGGACGGCGGCGACGTCTGGTCGGCCGGGACTAAGGCGGATTTCGACGATCTGTCAACGCCCAACACCCGGGCCTACGGCGGCGCCGTCACCGGAACCGCGGTGTGGACCATCTCGGCCTCCGACTCGGTCATGACCGCCGGCTTCGACATCGCCCTCACGCGCCCGCGCTTCCAACTGCTATCGGGCGTGTTTTCGGATGCGGCTTTCGGCAACGGCAACGGAATTGTCGAGACCGGAGAGCGCATGACCTTCACCTTCACGCTGCAGAATGCCTGGGCGACGGCCACCAACGTGACGGGGACGCTGACAGCGGACAACAACGATATCGTATTCATCACTCCCACAGTCAACATCGGGGCCGTGGCCGGGTCGGGCGGCACCGGCGGCAATGCCCTCAATCCGATCATCTTCGACGTGCCGGCCGATTTCTCGCCGTGCATCGACTCGTTCTTCCTGACGGTCGATGCCGACCAGCTCGGTGCGGAGCGCACCTACGGGTTCGAACTGCACGTCGGCGGCCCGGAAGTGCTGCTGGTGGACGACGACAACGGGGCCAACTGGAACCAGGCGTACGAACAGGCGCTCTTCGGATTGCGCGTGCCGTTCGCCAAATGGACGAAGGCGGTGTCTGGAACGCCGCCGGCCGACACCCTATCGCGCTACGCGATTGTCGTCTGGTTCACCGGCGACGACCGCCCGGACGTGCTCTCGGCGGCGGATGTGGCCGCGATGACAACCTTCCTCGACAACGGCGGCAATCTGTTCCTCACCGGTCAGGTCATTGTTCGGGAGTTGAACGGGGACGCCCCGTCGTTCCTGAGCAACTACCTCAAGGCCGGCTACCTTGGGGATCAGTACTACCCGATCATGAACGGGGCGGCGGGGAGCGCGATCGGTGACGGCTACAAGCTGCGATACAACGTGGGGGACAACCAGGACGACCCGCAGAAGATGACGGCGATCAACGGGTCGGCGGCCGAGTTTGAGCTGCCGGTGGGCGGCGTGACGATGCTCTCCTGGGCGGGGTCCTACAAGATCGTGCTGGCGAGCTTCGGTCTTGAGGGCGTCGCCGACGGGTATGTCGCCAACGGTTACGCGACGAAGCAGATGGTGCTGCAGCGGGTGCTCGACTTCTTTGCCGCCGACTCCGTGTCGCAGAATCCGTCGATCACGGCGGTGGCGGTGGGCGGCGGAACCTCGCCGCTCCGGCTGGTCGACCACACGCCGGAGTTCTCGTGGAGCGTGGTCGACACGGCCGGGGGCCCGGCGGTCGCATACGAGGTCCAGGTGGGGACGGGGGATCTCTGTTTCAACGCCGATGACATGTGGTCGCCGGGGGCGGCCGCCGGCGCCGACACCTCGGCTGTGTACGCGGGCGCGCCGCTGGCGGACGGCCAGGATTATGTCTTCCGGGTGCGCGTGTCCAATGGCGCGAGCTGGTCCGAGTGGGAACGCCTGGAGTTCGGAATGAACGCCGTGAGCGCCTCGGGACTCCTCGTGGCGCCGGCGCAGGATTCGCTGGTGACGACGGCGACGCCTACGCTCAAGGTCACCAACACCACCGACCCCGATGGGGACGTGCAGACGTACGAGTTCGCCGTGTACGCCGACCAGGGATTGACGACGGTGGTGGCGGCCGCCGCCGGGGTCACGCAGGCGCCCCCGCACACGGTGTGGACGGTGTCGACGCCGCTAGCGGACGACGCCCGATACTGGTGGCGGGCGCGGGCCTGGGACGGCTACGAGTACAGCCCGTGGTCGGCCGTGGGGACATTCCTCGTCAACGCCGTGAACCAGGCCCCGGCGGCCTTCTCGCTTCTCGCGCCGGCCAACGGAGACACGGTCGCCGTGCACCCGACCTTTGTCTGGCAGGCCTCGACCGACGGCGACCTGGGCGACGCCGTCTCGTACACGCTCAAGTATTCGGAGGATTCGCTGTTCGCCCTGTATGATTACGTGCAGCTGGCCGAGACCACAGTCGTGCTGTTCAGCCCGCTCGACGAAGGCACGCGGTATTTCTGGAAAGTGGAAGCCCGCGACCGCTTCTCGGGCATGACGGTGTCAACCGAGACTTTTCGCCTAACCACCCAGACGACGGGCTGCTGCACCCGGCGCGGCGACTACGATAACGACGGTTCAATCAAGGTCAGCGATGTGACGCTGCTGGTCGGCTACCTCTTCCGCGGGGGCGTGCCGCCGGTCTGCGCCGAGCACGGGGACGCCAACGGGGACGGTGAGATCAAGGTGTCGGACCTGACGCTCCTGGTCGGCTACCTCTTCCGGGGCGGGGCGGCGCCGGCGCCGTGTCCGTGA
- a CDS encoding PTS sugar transporter subunit IIA: MNISRYMTEDAVKLEMETVIDPPEEGQSIERWREQAKSLILLELVDLLNETHRVGNRNKLLIDFVNREKKASTAIGHGIAFPHIRSMQATEFMIAFARSHTGYDYGAPDSAPVRLFFIMAAPPYEDNLYLKVFKALAEMLQYESFREELLSVTSPGEVLRAIRAME, from the coding sequence ATGAATATCTCGCGCTACATGACGGAAGATGCGGTCAAACTGGAAATGGAGACCGTCATCGATCCGCCCGAGGAGGGCCAGTCGATTGAACGCTGGCGGGAGCAGGCCAAGTCCCTGATCCTCCTCGAGCTGGTCGACCTCCTGAACGAGACTCACCGCGTCGGCAACCGCAACAAGCTCCTCATCGACTTTGTCAACCGCGAGAAAAAAGCTTCGACCGCGATCGGCCACGGCATCGCCTTTCCCCACATTCGCTCCATGCAGGCCACCGAGTTCATGATCGCGTTTGCCCGTTCCCATACCGGCTACGACTACGGCGCTCCCGACTCGGCGCCGGTCCGCCTTTTTTTCATCATGGCCGCCCCGCCCTACGAAGACAACCTCTACCTCAAGGTCTTCAAGGCCCTCGCGGAGATGCTGCAGTACGAGTCATTTCGCGAGGAGCTGCTCAGCGTTACCTCGCCCGGCGAAGTTCTCCGCGCCATCCGCGCGATGGAGTGA
- a CDS encoding PhoH family protein, whose protein sequence is MNAHLDESVVRSFTIEGIDQRLLFGQNDVFLRIIEARFACRIVARGDKIVIDGLPDVVEKVVRLLNDLVTRIKQGDAVTEQYLNYAIVMVKESGLGPAQDISTQSLLTSSLKREIRPMTIGQTKYVEAVSANDIVFSIGPAGTGKTYLAVAMAVAELKAGRVNRIVFTRPAVEAGESLGFLPGDIRAKVDPYLRPVYDALYDMMQPDKIRRLLELGIIEIAPLAFMRGRTLNEAFVVLDEAQNTTSAQMKMFLTRIGEKSKAIITGDITQIDLPDRRGSGLVKVQGILKGIEGIAFIYLTDRDVIRHRLVQDIIRAYEAHEGRSKKR, encoded by the coding sequence ATGAATGCCCATCTGGACGAGAGCGTGGTCCGGTCCTTCACGATCGAGGGCATCGACCAGCGCCTGCTCTTCGGGCAGAACGACGTGTTCCTGCGCATCATCGAGGCGCGGTTCGCCTGCCGGATTGTCGCCCGCGGCGACAAGATCGTCATCGACGGCCTCCCCGACGTGGTCGAGAAGGTCGTGCGCCTGCTCAATGACCTGGTGACGCGGATCAAGCAGGGGGACGCGGTGACCGAGCAGTACCTCAACTACGCCATCGTCATGGTGAAAGAGAGCGGGCTCGGACCGGCCCAGGACATTTCGACGCAGTCGCTGCTGACCAGTTCGCTCAAGCGCGAAATCCGTCCCATGACGATCGGGCAGACGAAGTACGTGGAGGCGGTGAGCGCGAACGACATCGTCTTCTCCATCGGGCCTGCGGGGACCGGCAAGACCTACCTCGCGGTGGCCATGGCGGTGGCGGAACTGAAAGCCGGGCGGGTCAACCGGATTGTGTTCACCCGGCCGGCGGTTGAGGCGGGCGAGTCGCTCGGGTTCCTCCCGGGGGACATCCGGGCCAAGGTCGACCCGTACCTGCGCCCGGTGTACGACGCCCTCTACGACATGATGCAGCCGGACAAGATCCGCCGCCTTCTGGAGCTCGGCATCATCGAGATCGCCCCGCTCGCGTTCATGCGGGGGCGGACGCTCAACGAGGCCTTCGTCGTGCTCGACGAAGCCCAGAACACCACCTCGGCGCAGATGAAAATGTTTCTTACGCGGATCGGCGAGAAGTCGAAGGCGATCATCACGGGCGACATCACCCAGATCGACCTGCCCGACCGCCGCGGCTCGGGGCTGGTGAAAGTCCAGGGGATCCTGAAAGGGATCGAGGGGATCGCGTTCATCTACCTGACCGACCGGGACGTGATCCGCCACCGGCTGGTGCAGGACATCATCCGCGCCTACGAGGCCCACGAGGGCCGGTCGAAGAAACGCTGA
- the ybeY gene encoding rRNA maturation RNase YbeY: protein MKLRIYKETTVRVPRARLERLFRAVARGERRKAGEVNLVFTGGRRMRRLNRTYRGRDKATDVLAFPLHEGAGEQADEIYGEVYIAVPVARAQAAAYGVGLGEEILRLACHGWLHLFGYDHHTPAEAAAMRTREERYLAAVRGA from the coding sequence GTGAAGCTGCGGATATACAAGGAGACGACCGTGCGGGTCCCGCGCGCGCGGCTCGAGCGGCTCTTCCGGGCGGTGGCCCGGGGCGAGCGGCGGAAAGCGGGGGAGGTCAACCTCGTGTTCACCGGGGGGCGCCGGATGCGCCGCCTGAACCGCACGTACCGCGGGCGGGACAAGGCCACCGACGTGCTCGCTTTCCCGCTCCACGAGGGGGCCGGGGAGCAGGCGGACGAGATCTACGGCGAGGTCTATATCGCCGTGCCCGTGGCCCGGGCCCAGGCCGCCGCCTACGGGGTCGGGCTGGGCGAAGAGATCCTGCGGCTGGCCTGCCACGGGTGGCTGCACCTTTTCGGGTACGATCACCACACCCCGGCCGAGGCCGCCGCCATGCGCACGCGGGAGGAGCGCTACCTCGCCGCGGTGAGGGGAGCCTAG
- a CDS encoding HDIG domain-containing protein, whose translation MLITSILLRIKRAIKRLLKVQSESRLTITDTARSRATKAAMLAAVALAVGILYPGEELYDPFDVPRRGEVAPADVVAPFAITVGKTEREIEDEEEMVRLAVPFVVDYDSTAVRQALGGLHRFLAAADSVSRLSRWQARVDEIADTLEARYARLTRSAILDALGRGNLRDVETRLRRIYEEDIYRVGVLPSKNSIPESRNKNVLIRRGERENIHHRDKLLFLEMADAQLLSTLNRLAATEPIDVEFHYLVGRAFLQPNLHVNMAEYTRRLDEELTQIQTVKETVEEGAVVVRAGSRVNERQERILRQLVQMQRARAAEQSWLLNLVPAIARVILVLGAFSTLFLFLFHFRREVFYSNERLIAILTVYAIQLFLIYLLDRWNLSVYLYPVAFLPIVLTILFDAEVGVLSAIVLAVLVGIVHRFDFTLTFMTVVAGTVAVFSARRVRRRAHFFRIMIYTAFAYAVFILFVENLKLAPSTEIPALMAYGLANGFACVILAIGILPVFESVFGITTDITLLELSDLNHPLLKRLALEAPGTYHHSIIVGNLSEAAAEAIGGNSLLARVGAYYHDIGKMEIPEYFVENQLSVKSKHESLSPSMSALILSSHVKKGRALGEAADIPDDVLNFIEEHHGTMVQKYFYDKALRAGNGEAVMDKFRYPGPKPQTRETGIAMLADAVEAASRTLDHPSPARIDNLIQRIINDRFESGELDQCPLTLRDLAKIKRAFAQVLIAAFHHRVEYPKDEKAEERV comes from the coding sequence ATGCTGATCACTTCGATACTCCTGCGGATCAAGCGTGCGATCAAGCGCCTGCTGAAAGTGCAGAGCGAATCACGCCTGACCATCACCGATACCGCGCGCAGCCGCGCGACCAAGGCGGCCATGCTCGCGGCCGTGGCCCTGGCCGTCGGCATTCTCTACCCGGGGGAGGAGCTCTACGACCCGTTCGATGTCCCGCGGCGCGGCGAGGTCGCGCCGGCCGACGTGGTGGCGCCGTTTGCGATCACGGTCGGCAAGACGGAGCGGGAGATCGAGGACGAGGAGGAGATGGTCCGGCTGGCGGTGCCGTTCGTGGTCGATTACGACTCGACGGCCGTGCGGCAGGCGCTCGGCGGGCTGCACCGGTTCCTCGCCGCGGCCGACTCGGTCAGCCGTCTGTCGCGCTGGCAGGCGCGCGTCGATGAAATCGCCGACACCCTCGAGGCGCGCTACGCGCGCCTGACCCGGAGCGCCATTCTCGACGCCCTGGGGCGGGGCAACCTGCGCGACGTCGAGACCCGGCTGCGCCGCATCTACGAGGAGGATATCTACCGGGTGGGCGTGCTGCCGAGCAAGAACTCCATCCCCGAGAGCCGGAACAAAAACGTGCTCATCCGGCGCGGGGAGCGCGAGAACATCCACCACCGCGACAAACTGCTCTTCCTGGAGATGGCCGATGCCCAGCTGCTGTCGACGCTCAACCGGCTGGCGGCGACGGAGCCGATCGATGTCGAGTTCCACTACCTCGTCGGCCGGGCCTTCCTCCAGCCCAACCTCCACGTCAACATGGCCGAGTACACGCGGCGGCTCGACGAGGAGCTCACGCAGATTCAGACGGTGAAGGAGACGGTCGAAGAAGGGGCGGTGGTCGTGCGCGCCGGCAGCCGGGTGAACGAGCGGCAGGAGCGCATCCTCCGGCAGTTGGTGCAGATGCAGCGGGCGCGCGCGGCCGAGCAGAGCTGGCTGCTGAACCTGGTCCCGGCGATCGCGCGGGTCATCCTCGTGCTCGGCGCCTTTTCGACCCTCTTTCTGTTTCTCTTCCACTTCCGCCGCGAGGTGTTCTACTCCAATGAGCGGCTCATCGCCATTCTGACCGTCTACGCCATCCAGTTGTTCCTCATCTACCTCCTCGACCGGTGGAACCTCTCGGTCTACCTCTACCCCGTGGCTTTTCTGCCGATCGTGCTGACAATCCTGTTCGACGCCGAGGTCGGGGTCCTGTCGGCCATCGTGCTGGCGGTCCTGGTCGGCATCGTCCACCGGTTTGATTTCACGCTGACGTTCATGACCGTGGTGGCGGGGACGGTGGCGGTGTTCAGCGCGCGGCGGGTGCGGCGGCGGGCGCACTTCTTCCGCATCATGATCTACACGGCCTTCGCCTACGCCGTGTTCATCCTCTTTGTCGAAAACCTCAAGCTCGCGCCGTCAACCGAAATCCCCGCGCTCATGGCTTACGGGCTGGCCAACGGGTTCGCCTGCGTGATCCTCGCGATCGGCATTCTCCCCGTCTTCGAGTCGGTTTTCGGGATCACCACCGACATCACCCTCCTGGAACTGTCGGACCTGAACCACCCGCTCTTGAAACGGCTGGCGCTCGAGGCGCCCGGCACCTATCACCACTCGATCATTGTCGGCAATCTCTCGGAGGCGGCGGCGGAGGCGATCGGCGGTAACTCGCTGCTCGCGCGGGTCGGCGCCTATTACCATGATATCGGCAAGATGGAAATCCCAGAGTATTTCGTCGAAAATCAGCTGTCCGTGAAATCGAAACACGAGTCGCTCTCGCCCTCGATGTCGGCGCTCATTCTCTCCTCGCACGTCAAAAAAGGGCGGGCGCTCGGCGAGGCCGCCGACATCCCCGACGACGTGCTGAATTTCATCGAAGAACACCACGGCACGATGGTGCAGAAGTATTTCTACGACAAGGCCCTGCGGGCCGGCAACGGGGAGGCGGTGATGGATAAATTCCGCTACCCGGGGCCGAAACCGCAGACGCGCGAGACGGGGATCGCGATGCTGGCGGATGCGGTCGAAGCGGCGAGCCGCACCCTCGACCACCCCTCGCCCGCGCGGATCGACAACCTCATCCAGCGCATCATCAACGATCGCTTCGAATCGGGAGAACTGGACCAGTGCCCGCTCACCCTGCGGGATCTGGCCAAGATCAAGCGGGCCTTCGCCCAGGTGCTGATCGCCGCCTTCCACCACCGCGTGGAGTATCCGAAAGACGAGAAGGCCGAGGAGCGGGTGTGA